The sequence below is a genomic window from Persephonella sp..
GTGAAATACGCAAAAACAATGCTAAGCGGAACAGGAATAAAAATCTGTAGTGTTGTAGGTTTTCCCTTAGGTGCAAATACACCAAAAACAAAACTTGTAGAGGCATCAACAGCTGTTAATGATGGAGCAGATGAGCTTGATATAGTCTGGAACATAGGTGCTTTCAAATCAGGAGATTACGATTATGTGGAAAATGAACTGAGAACTATAATTTCTTACACAGAAGGTGTTGTCCATAAAATAATCGTAGAAACAGCTTATCTAACAGAAGAAGAAAAAATAACAGCTATAGACATAGTAATAAACTCTGGAGCTGAGTTTATCAAAACATCAACAGGTTTTGCACCTTCAGGAGCAAGGCTTGAAGACATAAAGCTATGGAAAAAAATAGCAGGAGACAAAATAAAAATAAAAGCTGCAGGAGGGATAAGGGATTATCAAACTGCTACCGAAATGATAAAAGCAGGGGCAGACAGGATAGGAACAAGTCACGGTGTTGAGATTGTAAAGGGACGGTAAATATGTTTACAGAAGAAAAACAGAGAGAACTTATCCAGAAAACAAAACAGCTTTTAGACATAACGATAGACCAGATAAA
It includes:
- the deoC gene encoding deoxyribose-phosphate aldolase, which translates into the protein MDLSLNRYIDHSNLKPYTTFEDIEILCKEAVHYRFYAVCVNPFYVKYAKTMLSGTGIKICSVVGFPLGANTPKTKLVEASTAVNDGADELDIVWNIGAFKSGDYDYVENELRTIISYTEGVVHKIIVETAYLTEEEKITAIDIVINSGAEFIKTSTGFAPSGARLEDIKLWKKIAGDKIKIKAAGGIRDYQTATEMIKAGADRIGTSHGVEIVKGR